A window from Peromyscus eremicus chromosome 1, PerEre_H2_v1, whole genome shotgun sequence encodes these proteins:
- the LOC131902779 gene encoding olfactory receptor 2A1/2A42-like, which translates to MGPGTLNDSGTPEFLLLGLWSPPSLRPLLWASLLLAYLATVLGNGTLVGLIALDRRLHRPMYRLLTHLALLDTAYVSTTLPQALAHMTMHRARLSLARCGAQLYVGISLGSCEAILLAAMALDRCLAVCRPLHYSTLVTAPRCAVLAGASWTLGFVLSVPNAVATLRLPFCPGRPAVDHFFCELPAVLRTACADTTANYRLVYGLGVPILLVPLAFILASYAWILAAVRKLPSAGSRRKALSTCSSHLAVVGLFYGTVSAMYLRPRASSALPARHHKLVAVFYLVVTPVLNPLIYSLRNREVHMAALYALARLRGIRTVLH; encoded by the coding sequence ATGGGCCCAGGAACCCTCAATGATTCAGGAACCCCGGAGTTCCTCCTGCTGGGACTATGGTCCCCACCTTCCCTGCGTCCCCTGCTGTGGGCCTCACTTCTCCTGGCCTACCTCGCCACGGTGTTGGGTAATGGTACCCTCGTGGGATTGATAGCTCTGGACAGACGACTGCACCGGCCCATGTACCGCCTGCTGACCCACCTGGCCCTGCTGGATACGGCCTATGTGAGCACCACGCTGCCGCAGGCGCTGGCACACATGACCATGCACCGTGCCCGCCTCTCGCTGGCGCGTTGTGGGGCGCAGCTGTACGTGGGCATCTCCCTGGGTAGCTGCGAGGCCATCCTCTTGGCTGCGATGGCCCTGGACCGCTGCCTGGCCGTGTGCAGACCCCTGCATTATTCGACCCTGGTGACTGCGCCCCGCTGTGCAGTGCTGGCTGGAGCATCCTGGACACTGGGCTTTGTTCTGTCTGTGCCCAATGCGGTGGCCACGCTGCGCCTGCCCTTCTGTCCCGGGAGGCCTGCGGTGGACCACTTCTTCTGTGAGCTGCCCGCGGTGCTGAGGACAGCGTGTGCAGACACCACGGCCAACTACAGGCTGGTCTACGGCCTGGGCGTGCCCATCCTCCTGGTACCCTTGGCCTTCATCCTAGCCTCCTACGCCTGGATTCTGGCGGCGGTGCGCAAGCTGCCTTCGGCTGGGAGTCGCCGAAAGGCCCTGTCTACCTGCAGCTCACACTTGGCGGTGGTAGGGCTCTTCTACGGCACGGTGAGTGCCATGTACCTGCGGCCCCGCGCCTCTAGTGCCCTCCCCGCCAGACATCATAAGCTGGTGGCTGTTTTCTACCTGGTGGTCACACCTGTCCTCAATCCACTCATTTACAGCCTTAGAAACCGTGAGGTCCACATGGCAGCCCTCTATGCCCTGGCCCGGCTTCGGGGGATTCGCACTGTGCTGCACTAA
- the LOC131926277 gene encoding olfactory receptor 10A7-like: MPPSWASPPWTNQSRSRELEFLLLGFSHVPSLRPMLAVLFLAAFLLTLLGNTLIFILTSLDPGLRAPMYFFLRQLALVEICFSLDVAPRLLVTLLRPGQGVSPTSCALQLLLVLSCVTSECLLLTVMAWDRFLAICSPLRYGAIMSLKLCHLLAATCWLSGAPVSMVFTIWLFNFPFCGPRGIRHYLCDIAPLLSLVCADTRVFEASVFVATVLIMIVPVCLIVMSYTRILAAVLRMPSASGRHKALSTCASHLIVVILFYGTTGVIHLRPKASYSPESKQVVSLSYTIVTPMLNPLIYSLRNKEVKAAFGRVFIQRRGTFIL; the protein is encoded by the coding sequence ATGCCACCTTCCTGGGCATCACCTCCCTGGACCAATCAGAGCCGCTCACGTGAGCTGGAGTTCTTGCTGCTGGGCTTCTCACATGTGCCCTCCCTGCGCCCAATGCTTGCAGTGCTCTTCCTGGCCGCCTTCCTGCTCACGTTGCTAGGCAACACACTCATCTTCATTCTCACCAGCCTGGACCCAGGCCTGCGAgcacccatgtacttcttcctgcgCCAGCTGGCGCTGGTGGAGATCTGCTTCTCACTGGATGTGGCACCCCGTCTGCTGGTGACCCTGCTGCGGCCTGGACAAGGGGTGTCTCCAACCAGCTGTGCCCTGCAGCTGCTTCTCGTATTATCCTGTGTAACATCCGAGTGCTTGCTCCTCACAGTCATGGCCTGGGACCGCTTCCTGGCCATTTGTAGCCCTCTGCGTTATGGCGCCATCATGAGCTTGAAGCTGTGCCACCTGCTGGCCGCCACTTGCTGGCTCTCAGGAGCCCCAGTGTCAATGGTCTTCACCATCTGGCTCTTTAACTTCCCCTTCTGTGGGCCACGGGGCATCAGGCACTACTTATGTGACATAGCACCTCTGCTGAGCCTGGTGTGTGCAGACACCAGAGTCTTTGAGGCCAGTGTGTTTGTGGCCACAGTGTTAATTATGATCGTTCCTGTCTGTCTCATAGTCATGTCCTATACCAGGATTCTGGCTGCTGTCCTTCGGATGCCATCAGCCTCTGGGCGCCACAAGGCCCTGTCCACCTGTGCCTCCCACCTCATCGTGGTGATTCTGTTTTACGGCACAACGGGGGTCATCCACTTGCGCCCCAAGGCCAGCTACTCTCCTGAGAGCAAGCAAGTGGTGTCCCTGTCATACACCATTGTGACCCCCATGCTCAACCCTCTCATCTACAGCCTGCGGAACAAGGAGGTCAAGGCTGCCTTCGGGCGTGTCTTCATTCAGAGACGAGGAAcctttatcctctga
- the LOC131926286 gene encoding olfactory receptor 10A7-like gives MPPSWASPPWTNQSRSRELEFVLLGFSHVPSLRPMLAVLFLAAFLLTLLGNTLIIVLTSLDPGLRAPMYFFLRQLALVEICFSLDVAPRLLVTLLWPGRGMFATSCALQLLLVLSLVTSECFLLTVMAWDRFLAICRPLRYGTIMSLRLCHLLAATCWLAGLPIALALTIWLFNFPFCGPRGIRHFLCDIPPLLSLVCADTRVFEASMFVITVLVIMVPFSLIATSYIMILAAVLRMPSASGRHKALSTCASHLIVVILFYGTTGVIHLRPKASYSPESKQVVSLSYTIVTPMLNPLIYSLRNKEVKAAFGRVFIQRRGTFIP, from the coding sequence ATGCCACCTTCCTGGGCATCACCTCCCTGGACCAATCAGAGCCGCTCACGTGAGCTGGAGTTCGTGCTGCTGGGCTTCTCACATGTGCCCTCCCTGCGCCCAATGCTTGCAGTGCTCTTCCTGGCCGCCTTCCTGCTCACGTTGCTAGGCAACACGCTCATCATCGTGCTCACCAGCCTGGACCCAGGCCTGCGAgcacccatgtacttcttcctgcgCCAGCTGGCGCTGGTGGAGATCTGCTTCTCACTGGACGTGGCGCCCCGTCTGCTGGTGACCCTGCTGTGGCCTGGACGCGGGATGTTCGCCACAAGCTGTGCCCTGCAGCTGCTTCTTGTGCTGTCCTTAGTCACATCCGAGTGTTTCCTCCTCACAGTCATGGCCTGGGACCGCTTCCTGGCCATTTGTAGGCCTCTGCGATATGGTACCATCATGAGCTTGAGGCTGTGCCACCTGCTGGCCGCCACCTGCTGGCTCGCAGGACTACCAATAGCTCTGGCCCTCACCATCTGGCTCTTTAACTTCCCCTTCTGTGGGCCACGGGGCATCAGGCACTTCTTATGTGACATACCACCTCTGCTGAGCCTGGTGTGTGCAGACACCAGAGTCTTCGAGGCTAGTATGTTCGTTATCACAGTGTTAGTTATCATGGTTCCCTTTAGTCTTATAGCTACGTCCTACATCATGATTCTGGCTGCTGTCCTTCGGATGCCATCAGCCTCTGGGCGCCACAAGGCCCTGTCCACCTGTGCCTCCCACCTCATCGTGGTGATTCTGTTTTACGGCACAACGGGGGTCATCCACTTGCGCCCCAAGGCCAGCTACTCTCCTGAGAGCAAGCAAGTGGTGTCCCTGTCATACACCATTGTGACCCCCATGCTCAACCCTCTCATCTACAGCCTGCGGAACAAGGAGGTCAAGGCTGCCTTCGGGCGTGTCTTCATTCAGAGACGAGGTACCTTTATCCCCTGA